The following proteins come from a genomic window of Salvia hispanica cultivar TCC Black 2014 chromosome 4, UniMelb_Shisp_WGS_1.0, whole genome shotgun sequence:
- the LOC125185403 gene encoding LOW QUALITY PROTEIN: probable protein phosphatase 2C 49 (The sequence of the model RefSeq protein was modified relative to this genomic sequence to represent the inferred CDS: inserted 1 base in 1 codon) → MEDEHIRIDDLSAHLGSLITVPEPSAFYGVFDGHGGPEAAAYVRKHAMRFFFEDGDFPLASEVNDAFVVDVENYLRKAFLLVDMALAEDNSVSSSSGTTALTTLVVGRLLMVANAGDCRAVLCRKGEAIDMSQDHRPSYALERRRVEELGGFIDDGYLNGVLSVTRALGDWDMKRPQGSTSPLIAEPEFRQITLTEDDEFLIIGCDGIWDVLSSQQAVSLVRRGLRRHDDPEQCAKDLVMEALRLNTFDNLTVIVVCFTSVDQPSXAVPEEAEVLCCSLTAEALCSLRSLLDR, encoded by the exons ATGGAAGACGAACACATAAGGATAGACGATCTGTCAGCACACTTGGGGTCCCTCATCACAGTCCCCGAACCTAGTGCCTTCTATGGG GTTTTTGATGGCCATGGAGGGCCTGAGGCCGCAGCCTATGTTAGAAAGCACGCGATGAGATTCTTTTTTGAAGACGGTGATTTCCCACTTGCTTCTGAAGTAAACGATGCCTTCGTAGTGGATGTTGAGAATTATCTAAGGAAAGCATTTCTCTTAGTAGATATGGCCTTGGCTGAGGACAACAGCGTGAGCAGTTCTTCCGGGACGACTGCTTTGACAACTCTCGTTGTTGGGag GCTTCTAATGGTGGCGAACGCAGGAGACTGCAGAGCAGTTCTATGCCGGAAAGGCGAGGCGATCGATATGTCTCAAGATCACCGGCCTAGTTACGCATTGGAGAGGAGGCGTGTAGAGGAATTGGGTGGATTCATAGACGATGGTTATCTCAACGGTGTTCTCTCCGTTACTCGAGCCCTGGGCGACTGGGACATGAAGCGGCCGCAAGGCTCCACCTCGCCTCTCATTGCGGAGCCTGAGTTCCGCCAAATCACTCTGACGGAGGATGATGAGTTCCTCATAATCGGATGCGACGGAATCTGGGATGTCTTGTCAAGCCAGCAAGCAGTCAGCCTCGTCCGTCGTGGGCTCAGACGACACGATGATCCCGAGCAGTGCGCCAAGGACCTCGTGATGGAGGCCCTTCGTCTTAACACATTCGACAATCTTACGGTGATAGTAGTATGTTTTACATCTGTGGATCAACCGT ACGCAGTACCAGAGGAAGCTGAGGTGCTGTGCTGCAGCCTCACCGCAGAGGCGTTGTGCAGCCTACGGAGTTTATTGGACCGGTGA